The Ctenopharyngodon idella isolate HZGC_01 chromosome 19, HZGC01, whole genome shotgun sequence genomic sequence gttacatataTTACAGGTGCTTGCTTATTGTactaataacagtaaattatgcatatcAACTAACTCTAAAACAATGTACACATTGTAACAGTGGcaccataaaataaagtgtaacccaactAGCTCATCATTAATCTGTAGCATTTAATGGCAACACTGCAAGCCATGGCCAAACCTTGATGAACCCAGGAGGTGGATTTTCATAGctgaaaggaaaaataaaaaagaaagtaatacaTACAAGACAAAAGTGCAACAGAAAACTACAGCAGTTAagataataaaaactatatacacAACAAGCATTACCAATAACAAACTGATATcatgcaaatactcacaaagtCTCCACATGCTTGAGTTTCTGCACCTCTTGGATCAATTTTCTGGTTTGGTTCTTGTATTTGTCGTCATCTTGTTTTGACTCCTTGTGTTTCTTTCGTTCATGTCTGTCCTCGTGATGCTCTCGGCTTCGTTTGCGATCTGACATTGCACATTCGTTGGGGATAATATCTTCTAAATCTATAACCGCATCTTATGTTCAAAAAGTTAGCTCTTCAGTATAATGATAATTGTAAAGGCACATCTCAGCGTCTGTTTGACCACTTCCGGgtaaaagttcaatatcaaaataaaaggcCCTTAAACGTTTATTGAGGTCTAAACTACATTGCgtcaaagatttaaaaaaaaaaagaagaaaaaagcaaCTTCATTATACACAAATACatctaaaacaaattatataattttagaaTCATATTTTTTCGTTGGAATTATCTGGAAACATAAGCTCAATGTACTGTTATAGTAAATGAAGATATATGTCCAATGTCCATTGAGATAAAATATTGACTCCGGCATTTATGCTGTAATTATGACTAAACTGCTTATTTTTGATCGTTTTTATTAACAGAAACTGGGAATCTCAAAGTAATGAGAATTTCATGAACCATGATTCATTTTATGATTCCAATTTTCTACAAGTACagtatttttacacaaattgtGTTTCTACAtcaatattctttttttaaatatacaattttaaaatgattataatTCAGTTTGgggccagaaaaaaaaaaacattagtttttaatgttttttaagagtaataaataaacatacaaactTCATTATCTtactttttattgaaaaaaaatctgtcaaagGTCAAACAAGACAATTTGAATgtattgaggaaaaaaaagtcagtgtgaaatatttttgGTCTTTGCTATATAGTCTGAAAGCAAATAAGCCATCAAATGTAAACACAGCACAAATTTTctgagcataaaaaaaaaagaaaaaaaaaaaaaatcagtgtgtAAGCGAAGTGTAAAGACAATCCTTCTTTTAATAGCAGTGATCCAAACAGTGGATACAAATGTGTGAATTCAAAGTGtacaaaattaacattaaacacaCAACATAGAAAAGTTATCTTTCTTGtagaaaaaataacaatatgCGGTATCATGAAAATAGtagcaaataaaaaataaaaaaactacaaaaagtCACAGCATTGTTCTGTATCACAAGTTACACTCTCCTATGACTCCTCCACTAGGTGGCATTGTAATACATGTGGAGAAGTGATAATCATCCTCATCATGAACTTCAGTAGCTCCTCTCAAAGTGGGCCAGAGTCTTTCATTTTCAACGATCCCAAGGTCTTCAGAGAGATGAGAGGAAGTCCTTCAGACCACCTTTCTTACTCGGCTGTTTGTTTTCCAGCATAAGGATCTTTTTGAGGCGGGCGAAAGGTGATGACTTCGCACTGCCGGTCTTTGATGCAGAGCTGGTGTTTGAAGGCAATGACCTGCAGAAAGAAAGATTTGAGCAAatggtttaaatacttccatGTAATGCTGTGGGGACCTGTAACATATGTTCACTGAGAGTAGCTCACCTTGGTGTGCCACTTGATGTTCTGTCCACTGCAGATTTTGGAGTCCTGTTGACTGACTGTGGAGTTCTGGGTTTGCCCGCACTTCCTGGGGTACTTCGTTTTTGTGACAGCGTAGCCAAAAACTCACGGTTCATTCCAGGTCGTCTGGATATCTTATTACAGGTGTGACACGTTGCCATCTAAGAGAACAAAGCATCTTGGTTAAATGacagttaaatgataaaatatgtttttgtccAAGTCAGCATGCCAAATTAATTGCCAATGCATTCCAATGATTTGAAAAAACAtacatacttatatatatacatatatatatatataagtatgtatgtatgtatgtatgtatgtatatgtaatatatatatatatatatatatatatatatacacacacatacttatatatatatatatatatacacacagcagacaattaaatattttacagctGAGCAAatgtctgtcattttttttttcctgatgaCAAAATtagtatataaaatgtatcatcaTATTAGGgatagattaaaatataaatgctcTACATACACAAAACACTGatgtttttaatacaaaaatagCATAACAATCAAAACAAAATCTGAAGAGAAGATGAAGGATGTCTGACATCAGATGTACTCGTGGATCTTAAAATTGGAATACAAATAATACTGATATgcacaattaattaattaatagtgTTGTCTCACAAACAAGTATTTCAGTCTCTCAGGTTACAGATACAATCAAGTCGATTGCCCAATCTTTACACACTCACTGGAACCCCAAATAAAACTGCAAAATCAAATACaagatcaacaaaatatattgcTTCAGCATGAATAAGTTACtgaaacaaatgtataaaataaacatagtTTTATTTATGAGGTTATAGTGTTCTGCTTAACCAGGATAGTCAGGTTTAGCAGACACTTGTGATCACTTATCTCAGGTATTTCACACATTGTATATGAACGTGAGCTCTACATACAGCAAGGTACAGGCCAAAAGTACACTGAACACATGCCCGGAGGCCATGCACACAGCCAGAAACTGCCAGAGAACAGCACTAAATTAAGCCGACCAACCCCTACCATTTCCAATCCTCTACTGACTACTCTCTTAAATACTGacatacaatttattttattcagcaagtatcaaaagtgacagtaaagacatttataatgttacaaaagatttcagtttcaaataaatgctgttcttttgaactttctattcattaaagaatcttgaaaaGAATTTATCACAGTTTCCGACAGAAAAATTAAGCAGAACAGCTGTTTTCATTGATAATAAGAGATGTTTCATGAGCAGCAAattaacatattagaatgatttctgaaggatcatgtgacactaaaacattgccatcactggaataaattcaattttaatatattaaaacagaaaacggttgttaaaattgtaataatatttcagttttactgtatttttgatcaaataaaagcaggtTTGGTGTAAAtaagagacattaaaaaaatcttacaaaccccaaacttctgaacggtaGTATACACAAGCAAAACCTTTCAGTGTTCAATTCCTAAATCCTGAACCTGAATGATTATATTGTTGcattatgtaattaaaatgtataaatcaaTCAGAGGGAACTGCACAAATGACGAAACTATTTAATTTACATCCTTCCGTGTGGAAATTGAACTCACCGACACAAAGGCTGCCATTGTTTGTTGATGTAACAGGTGGCTAAGCTGAAATGTAGATGATTTGAGATGATCCAGGCATGTATGTGAGAACAGCTATGTTTACTACAGCACCCTTCATGTCTGGAGATATAAAGAGCAGGAAGGGCCAATCAGCTGCAGCGTGGTCGTGACTCTTGACTCTGATTGGTTACTGAAGGAATGCTCTGTAGTATCCAAACAATCCTTTATGGAATTCCTCAGAAACTTGAAACAAGTCTTTAAAAAGTTGTACAATTATCAtcaaataataaagaaaacataATACTTCTCCTTTTAACtcttttgtacattttgtacTGCACGTCTACAGATGGTTTGTAGgagaattaattaaaaaaatttcacTTGTACTTAAAATAAGCATGAGTTttaatgctgatttttttttttaatcttctggggctaaataaatacataaataaaaacacgGAGCCAAAGAGCTTTAGAAGAACATGATATCAAGATTACAgctaaaacagaaaacattacattactaAGTTAGTTAACCACTGCTTTAAAAGTTGAGCGGTTTTCTATATAAAGACGGCAGACTCTGTCACATCTTTTAATCTCCATCACAGAGCTCAATCCAAAAATAGACCATTCCCCATGATCAAAATCTGCCCATTAAACAGGGTCATAAACACAATGCTCAAATCAAAGATGTCCTATATAGCCTGACTGGGAATGAATCCTTGGGATAAACACTGTTAAAGAGAAGGACAGATTCAGAGGCAGATGAGAGATTATGAAAGTCATTATGAAAGCTTTTTATcccataattttgacttttttttcccagacGCAATTAcgattttatctcacaattctgactttttttctccgAATTGTTAGAAACAAACTcgcattgtgagatataaactcataattctgaagaaaaagtcagaattgtgagatataaacctttttttctcacaattgcaaatttacagtatgacaattctcactttttcacaattgtgagatataaactcacaattgtgagttataaattcGAATTTCCAGATAATGAACTCAcaatttctgaagaaaaaagtcagaattgtgagcttTAAACACATAATTGTAAGCTTTAAGTCCAAATTGTAAGACGTAAACTtacaattgagagaaaaaaatctgaattgtggggcaaaaagttgcaattgccttttttattttttactctgGCGGAAACAAGATTCCGTAAGTCATTGACTATAaggctacattcacactgtGAGCCTTAATTCTCAATTTATTGCCCAGATCAGACTTTTTTGTATAGCTGTTCTCTTTGTTGCATTAAATGTGGCCAATTTCAGAttccagtgtgaacagatcATGGTCCTGGACTGACCTGCTTGCGCAAAAGAAcgataaaaagagaaaagagtttttaaacatttatgatacGAGCCCTCGTGTTTTGCTTGTATAAAGAGCTGTCAGTGTAATACTTATGAGCTCTGACACATCACTGTCCTTCACTGACTAACTTTCACAACTGTCTTGATAACTTCAGGTATGTAAAATCTGTGGCATAAATCAGaattgaaaagatcagatttCATATGGTTTGTACCTTTCACACTGTCATGAGaaaaacagatttgaaaaatcagatttgggACACATTTGCCTGCAGTCTGAATGTAGCCAAAGTCTATTAGGCAAGATATCCCACAATGCCTCACAGACTTCTAGCATAAGTGTGTAATTTTCACAAACAAGTCAATgatgtcatttttttctgaggaacatttgaaaaatattttgaagaacaatGGTAACACAGAGTCCTATCAATATATGGCAGTAAGAATTCACAAGCCTTTATCAAGCATGTTTATGTTGGCAAAAACCCCACAGCTCCCTTGTGTGAAACTGATGCAATCAGTCCACGGCAGCTGTCAAAAGAACGGAAACAAATAGGGAAAGCAAAACAGAGCTGGAATGACAATATAGATTAATCCAATGCAGGGTGAAGGTTCATGTGTGGAATAACAATACTGCCAGAGGTTTCTTTTACAACTAACCCTTCTACTATGCCAAAATGAACATGTACAGTGAGATCCAAAAGTTTGAGATCACTTTTCCTATTTAATAGCAGAAATTTGActtgaaaaagtatgtgaatttCATAATGTCTCAAGTTTGTGTAAAagctgatgatcatgttctccaacattttaaatgatccaAAGAGCATCTCATTTCATTGGAAGCAAGAACATCTGATCATCTTTAcaaaggccctgtttccacctggtattaagatgcgttttggtcgatcagatcacaagtggacgagggagacacatacccgtttacacctggtattttaatctgtctcttttgtccactttcaaccacttctgtcctgatttcttcgagggaagggtctatgggtggataaatgtatgggttttt encodes the following:
- the c19h18orf21 gene encoding UPF0711 protein C18orf21 homolog — translated: MFDGKSNLGSKFLLQASLLYKDICPEQSRFFMRMHQIQSKAPVIAESMICPFCFQWQQLGNYHVRLRPKRKATARIRKLLKKESTGKRLSAEQTVVLQKFKRASNALMATCHTCNKISRRPGMNREFLATLSQKRSTPGSAGKPRTPQSVNRTPKSAVDRTSSGTPRSLPSNTSSASKTGSAKSSPFARLKKILMLENKQPSKKGGLKDFLSSL